A part of Gramella sp. MAR_2010_147 genomic DNA contains:
- a CDS encoding type IX secretion system membrane protein PorP/SprF — MGSVTYILKCSWRHLVILKYSLFLVLTVFFNISALKAQEIIPTYSDYLTDNLYLIHPSMAGASNYDKIRLTARQQWFDVEDAPNLQTLAYNSRVNDKIGVGGILFRDENGNYSKLGAYATFAYHLMFSRSTLDLNQLSFGISAGVIQHRLDTSDFTRFDPLIGENNTDIFANLDFGISYYVRNLYFHFAAKNILSVNRELFYSDAVPSNMRKYLFSAGYVFSLNPNDPWSFEPSILFQAREATNEMALDANAKAYYELENGKLWGGLSYRNSFESAEYTENGELVNNQQLRYITPFVGLNYKKFVFGYTYSYQLNSIVLSNGGFHQITLGYNFGESRERYNCNCPAINN, encoded by the coding sequence ATGGGGAGCGTTACTTATATATTGAAATGCAGTTGGAGGCATTTGGTAATTCTGAAATATTCCTTGTTTTTAGTGTTGACAGTATTCTTTAATATATCGGCATTAAAAGCTCAGGAAATTATTCCTACTTATTCCGATTATCTTACAGATAATCTATACCTCATACATCCCTCTATGGCGGGGGCTTCTAATTATGATAAGATAAGGTTGACCGCAAGACAGCAATGGTTTGACGTGGAGGACGCACCAAACTTACAGACACTTGCCTATAATTCCCGTGTAAATGATAAAATTGGGGTAGGGGGCATTCTTTTTAGGGATGAGAACGGTAACTATTCTAAATTGGGAGCTTACGCTACTTTTGCGTATCATCTTATGTTTTCTCGAAGTACGCTAGATCTGAATCAATTATCGTTTGGAATTAGTGCGGGAGTCATACAGCATAGGTTAGATACCAGTGATTTTACAAGATTTGATCCTTTAATTGGGGAGAATAATACCGATATTTTTGCAAATCTGGATTTTGGAATCTCATATTATGTGAGAAATCTCTATTTTCATTTTGCTGCAAAGAATATTTTATCGGTGAACAGGGAGCTGTTTTATTCTGATGCAGTGCCAAGTAATATGAGAAAATACCTGTTTTCTGCAGGCTACGTTTTTTCACTTAATCCAAATGACCCATGGAGCTTTGAACCTTCGATCCTTTTTCAGGCACGGGAGGCTACCAATGAAATGGCTTTAGATGCGAATGCGAAGGCATATTATGAACTGGAAAATGGTAAACTTTGGGGAGGTCTGTCTTACCGTAACAGTTTTGAAAGTGCAGAATATACGGAAAACGGGGAGCTGGTAAATAATCAGCAATTGAGATATATCACCCCGTTTGTTGGGCTGAATTATAAAAAGTTTGTGTTTGGTTATACCTACAGCTACCAGCTAAATTCCATAGTGCTCAGTAATGGTGGTTTTCACCAGATTACTTTAGGGTATAATTTTGGGGAGAGCAGGGAGCGATATAATTGTAACTGCCCGGCAATTAATAATTAA
- the tsaB gene encoding tRNA (adenosine(37)-N6)-threonylcarbamoyltransferase complex dimerization subunit type 1 TsaB: MAIILCLETATTNCSVGIAKDGRLLSLKEDNSKNYSHAEKLHLFINEALEEAKITKNDLDAIAVSKGPGSYTGLRIGVSAAKGLCFSLDIPLISIPTLDLLSHKLKGKTGIFVSMLDARRMEVYSAVYDSKMKQLRDTEAQILDENSFAEYLETSQVHFIGNGVEKFEEICQHKNAVFYKQKFPSAKEMATLAEYKHQKSDTEDVAYFEPYYLKDFIIG; the protein is encoded by the coding sequence TTGGCAATTATTTTATGTCTTGAAACCGCTACTACCAATTGTTCTGTTGGGATAGCAAAAGATGGTAGATTACTTTCATTAAAAGAAGATAACAGCAAGAATTATTCTCATGCAGAAAAGCTTCATTTATTCATTAATGAAGCTTTAGAAGAGGCGAAGATCACAAAAAATGATCTGGATGCAATCGCGGTAAGTAAAGGGCCAGGATCTTACACCGGTTTAAGAATTGGTGTATCTGCAGCTAAAGGATTGTGTTTCTCCCTTGATATTCCGCTTATTTCCATTCCAACACTGGATCTTTTATCACATAAATTAAAAGGTAAAACTGGTATTTTTGTGTCTATGCTTGATGCTAGAAGAATGGAGGTTTATTCTGCTGTGTATGATTCAAAAATGAAACAGCTTAGAGATACCGAAGCGCAGATCCTGGATGAAAATTCTTTTGCTGAATACTTAGAGACATCCCAGGTGCACTTTATAGGAAATGGAGTAGAGAAATTTGAAGAAATCTGCCAGCATAAAAATGCTGTTTTTTATAAGCAGAAATTTCCATCTGCTAAAGAAATGGCGACACTTGCAGAATACAAGCATCAAAAAAGCGACACCGAAGATGTCGCTTATTTTGAGCCCTATTATCTAAAGGACTTTATTATTGGTTAA
- a CDS encoding inorganic phosphate transporter encodes MEDIYLVMLVALLALAITDLVVGVSNDAINFLNSAIGSKAISMRTILIVASIGVAVGAVFSSGLMEVARKGIFLPGEFYFEEIMIIFMAVMITDVLLLDFFNSLGLPTSTTVSIVFELLGAAVCMAAIKIYRDSDGNLAQLTEYINTSKATEIIVGILMAVVIAFLIGAIVQYISRLVFSFQFEKKIKYVGAVFGGVSLTAILYFIVIKGLKSVSYIPEETMEYINTHTFVIVLIGFLVFTAISQFLMSVLKINILRTIIIIGTFALALAFAGNDLVNFIGVPIAAWQSFDLWQTAYETTGVLPSQFKMTGLSGSVPTPELLLVAAGGIMVITLWFSSKARSVVDTGINLSRQGDSVERFEPNWLSRGIVRYSVLFGNAFSTILPERMKVKINNKFNKPDAAHKSRRIDAPAFDMVRASVNLVVASVLISIGTNMKLPLSTTYVTFMVAMGTSLADRAWDRESAVYRVAGVLNVVGGWFVTAIVAFTAAAIFAAIIYFGGTIALAVLIILAIVLVVRSGILHSRKAKEEKTKKRFNKSDIVTINEITSETSENISNVIGGINKMYSKTVDQLGYYDLGKLKKNYKKIEKLESEVDELKDNIFYFIKSLDEDSVEASKFYILTLDYLQDMVQSIGFITRNSYNHVHNNHKNLKFNQIRDLKKVDDKMQILFDEITETFDNHEFGNINNLLNEKQELMDYVSDLIQKQIQRIRTSESSPKNTKLYFGILLETKDLIGSTMNLLQLFQEFYNEARTTSY; translated from the coding sequence ATGGAAGACATTTACCTGGTAATGTTAGTGGCCCTCTTGGCCCTTGCGATTACAGATTTAGTAGTAGGAGTAAGTAACGATGCCATTAATTTTTTGAATTCTGCAATTGGTTCTAAAGCAATTTCTATGCGAACCATCCTTATCGTTGCCAGTATTGGGGTAGCCGTGGGAGCAGTTTTCTCGAGCGGTTTGATGGAAGTTGCTCGGAAAGGAATTTTCTTACCCGGTGAATTTTATTTTGAAGAGATCATGATCATATTCATGGCGGTAATGATTACAGATGTTCTGCTTTTAGACTTTTTTAATTCCCTTGGACTACCTACATCCACTACGGTTTCTATAGTCTTTGAATTATTGGGGGCGGCCGTTTGCATGGCAGCAATAAAAATATATAGAGATAGTGACGGTAATCTTGCGCAACTAACAGAATATATTAATACGTCCAAGGCTACAGAAATTATTGTAGGGATCTTAATGGCGGTGGTTATAGCCTTTCTAATCGGTGCCATTGTTCAGTATATTTCACGGCTTGTTTTTTCATTCCAGTTTGAGAAAAAAATAAAATATGTAGGTGCTGTATTTGGCGGGGTTTCCCTAACGGCGATTCTTTATTTTATTGTAATAAAAGGCCTTAAAAGTGTATCGTATATTCCAGAGGAAACCATGGAGTATATCAATACCCATACTTTTGTGATCGTCTTAATTGGTTTTTTAGTTTTTACAGCAATTTCTCAGTTTCTTATGAGTGTGCTTAAAATCAATATTTTAAGGACGATCATTATTATAGGAACCTTTGCATTGGCACTGGCCTTTGCAGGAAATGACCTTGTGAACTTTATAGGCGTACCCATAGCTGCCTGGCAGTCCTTCGATCTCTGGCAAACTGCGTATGAGACTACCGGGGTTCTACCCTCGCAATTTAAAATGACAGGCCTATCGGGAAGTGTTCCAACTCCCGAGTTATTATTAGTAGCTGCCGGAGGTATTATGGTAATTACATTGTGGTTTTCCAGCAAAGCACGCTCCGTAGTAGATACAGGGATAAATTTGTCCAGACAGGGAGATAGTGTAGAGCGTTTTGAGCCTAACTGGCTTTCCAGAGGGATTGTGAGATATTCTGTGCTTTTTGGGAATGCATTTTCTACTATTCTTCCGGAAAGGATGAAAGTAAAAATTAATAATAAATTCAATAAACCTGATGCGGCCCATAAAAGTAGAAGAATCGATGCACCTGCTTTCGATATGGTTCGCGCTTCTGTAAATCTTGTAGTGGCCAGTGTGCTAATTTCTATTGGTACAAACATGAAGCTTCCACTTTCCACAACTTATGTAACCTTTATGGTTGCAATGGGAACTTCCTTAGCCGATAGAGCCTGGGATAGGGAAAGTGCAGTCTACAGGGTTGCAGGAGTACTTAATGTAGTAGGGGGCTGGTTTGTGACGGCAATAGTTGCATTTACAGCTGCAGCTATTTTTGCGGCCATCATTTATTTTGGCGGTACCATAGCCCTGGCCGTTTTAATTATCCTGGCAATCGTTCTGGTTGTGAGAAGCGGCATATTACATTCAAGAAAAGCTAAAGAAGAAAAAACAAAGAAAAGATTTAATAAAAGCGATATCGTGACCATTAATGAAATTACTTCTGAAACTTCAGAAAATATCTCTAATGTCATTGGCGGAATTAATAAAATGTATTCGAAAACTGTAGATCAATTAGGATATTATGACCTTGGTAAACTCAAGAAAAATTATAAAAAGATTGAAAAGCTGGAATCTGAAGTCGACGAGTTAAAAGATAATATCTTTTATTTTATTAAATCGCTGGACGAAGATTCGGTTGAAGCCAGTAAATTCTATATTCTCACGCTAGATTATCTTCAGGATATGGTTCAGTCAATAGGATTCATAACCAGAAACAGCTATAATCACGTTCATAATAATCACAAAAACCTGAAATTTAATCAGATCCGGGATCTTAAAAAAGTAGATGACAAGATGCAGATCCTCTTTGATGAGATCACCGAAACCTTTGATAATCATGAATTCGGAAATATCAATAATCTGCTGAATGAGAAGCAGGAATTAATGGATTATGTAAGTGATTTAATTCAGAAGCAAATTCAAAGAATTCGTACTTCAGAATCGAGTCCGAAAAACACAAAATTATATTTCGGGATATTACTGGAAACCAAAGATCTTATAGGCTCAACCATGAATTTACTTCAATTGTTCCAGGAGTTTTATAACGAAGCAAGAACTACTAGTTACTAA
- a CDS encoding mechanosensitive ion channel domain-containing protein, producing the protein MEKLDSWGDIAKEYGAKFIDYLPTLLGAIALLIVGLWVIKLIVKYLKKIFDKKDYDPTLEKFTVNAASWGLKIILFVLVITQLGVESASLVAAIGAAGLAIGLALQGSLANLAGGVLIIVLKPFKVGDWIEAQGVSGGVVEISLFYTKIDTFGNQRVVIPNGELSNDNITNYSFNKTRKEALTFGISYDDDIKKAKEVLTNMVMEQEKILKDPAPQIIVHSLGDNSVNFSVRYFAELPDFWDLHWYMIEEGKIRLEEAGMTIPYPQRDVYLYDQTKMKGTEREKKSE; encoded by the coding sequence ATGGAAAAGCTGGACAGCTGGGGCGATATCGCCAAAGAGTATGGAGCCAAATTTATTGATTATCTACCTACTCTTCTTGGAGCAATTGCATTGCTTATTGTTGGACTTTGGGTTATTAAGTTAATTGTAAAGTACCTAAAAAAAATATTCGATAAAAAGGATTATGATCCTACTCTTGAAAAATTTACAGTAAACGCTGCAAGCTGGGGTTTAAAAATCATTCTATTTGTACTCGTAATCACTCAATTAGGCGTGGAAAGTGCATCTCTGGTCGCTGCAATTGGTGCCGCTGGTTTAGCTATTGGTCTTGCATTACAGGGGTCACTAGCCAATCTTGCCGGGGGTGTTTTAATTATTGTTTTAAAGCCATTTAAAGTTGGTGACTGGATAGAAGCACAGGGTGTTTCTGGTGGTGTGGTGGAGATTTCCCTTTTCTATACTAAAATAGACACTTTTGGAAACCAGAGAGTGGTAATCCCTAATGGTGAATTAAGTAACGATAATATTACCAATTACAGTTTCAACAAAACCAGAAAAGAGGCTCTTACTTTTGGAATTTCTTATGACGATGATATTAAGAAAGCGAAAGAGGTCCTTACAAATATGGTAATGGAACAGGAAAAAATACTAAAAGACCCTGCACCACAAATCATTGTGCATTCTCTAGGAGATAATTCGGTAAATTTTTCAGTTAGGTATTTTGCTGAACTGCCTGATTTCTGGGATCTACACTGGTATATGATTGAAGAAGGTAAAATTAGACTTGAAGAGGCTGGAATGACAATTCCTTACCCACAAAGAGATGTATATCTTTACGATCAGACAAAAATGAAAGGAACAGAAAGGGAAAAAAAATCTGAATAA
- a CDS encoding thioredoxin domain-containing protein, with protein sequence MNYDNKKHTNELIHESSPYLLQHAHNPVNWKAWNDKSLDEAQENNKLLLISVGYSACHWCHVMEHESFEDEAVAEIMNSNYVNIKVDREERPDVDQVYMNAVQIMTGMGGWPMNVVALPDGRPVWGGTYFKKEQWMDALKQISYLYKSQPEKLVEYAEKLDQGLKQLQIIEPIKETHKLHRDFFIPIIEKWKKSFDFNNGGYQRAPKFMMPNNYKFLMRYAFQNSDEDLMQQCLLTLNRISWGGVYDPIEGGFSRYSVDEKWHVPHFEKMLYDNAQLVQLYSKAYKITKNDWYKDVIDSTLKFINAEMTDESGAFYSALDADSEDENGKKEEGAYYVWTKNELNTILDLDFELFATYYNINNYGKWEAENYVLIRTKTRSELASEFNISEDELKNRISNCHEKLKVARLKRKKPALDDKSLTSWNGMMISGYTEAHKAFGQEQFLETAEKNASFILTQQIQTNGRLYHTYKKGKSSINGYLEDYAFVITAFLDLYESKFEEKYLHHAQNLISVVEEDFQDKSSGLFFFNSIKDRQLVTKTIEINDNVIPASNSEMARNLFRFGKLTGNLEYVRKAEKMLQTIMDKISEYPQAYSNWLDLMLNFTNPFFEIAITGGNYKKMAKSFQDDYLPNIVLAATSSKSDMNLLKDRLVNGKDLIYICTEGSCQLPVESKHEALQHISQV encoded by the coding sequence ATGAATTATGATAATAAAAAGCATACAAACGAATTAATTCATGAAAGTAGTCCCTACTTACTGCAACATGCGCATAATCCGGTAAATTGGAAAGCATGGAACGATAAGAGCTTAGATGAAGCCCAGGAAAACAACAAATTACTTCTCATTAGTGTTGGATATTCAGCATGCCACTGGTGTCATGTAATGGAACACGAGAGTTTTGAGGATGAAGCAGTAGCTGAAATAATGAACTCCAATTATGTGAATATAAAAGTAGATCGGGAAGAAAGACCAGATGTAGATCAGGTATATATGAACGCTGTACAAATCATGACGGGAATGGGAGGATGGCCAATGAATGTAGTGGCGCTGCCCGATGGACGACCAGTTTGGGGTGGCACCTATTTCAAAAAAGAACAATGGATGGATGCCTTAAAACAAATTTCCTATTTATATAAATCCCAACCTGAAAAGTTAGTAGAATATGCTGAAAAGCTGGACCAGGGTCTAAAGCAACTTCAAATAATTGAACCCATCAAAGAAACTCATAAGCTACACCGGGATTTTTTTATTCCTATAATAGAAAAGTGGAAGAAATCGTTCGACTTCAATAATGGAGGTTATCAAAGAGCTCCAAAATTCATGATGCCTAATAATTATAAGTTTCTAATGAGGTATGCATTCCAGAATTCTGACGAGGATCTCATGCAACAGTGCCTTCTTACTTTAAACAGAATCTCATGGGGAGGCGTGTATGATCCAATTGAAGGTGGATTTTCAAGGTATTCTGTAGATGAGAAATGGCACGTTCCTCATTTTGAAAAAATGCTTTATGATAATGCACAATTAGTTCAGCTTTACTCCAAAGCTTATAAGATCACTAAAAATGACTGGTACAAAGATGTTATTGATTCAACCTTAAAATTTATTAATGCTGAAATGACGGATGAATCCGGTGCATTCTATTCAGCTTTAGATGCCGATAGCGAAGATGAAAATGGCAAAAAAGAAGAGGGTGCTTACTACGTTTGGACAAAAAATGAGCTAAATACCATTCTTGACCTGGATTTTGAACTATTTGCAACCTATTACAACATTAATAACTATGGAAAATGGGAAGCTGAAAATTACGTATTAATAAGAACCAAAACCAGAAGTGAATTAGCTTCAGAATTCAATATTTCGGAGGATGAGTTAAAAAACAGGATATCCAATTGCCATGAGAAACTAAAAGTTGCCAGATTAAAAAGAAAAAAACCAGCCCTGGATGACAAATCCCTGACCTCCTGGAACGGAATGATGATAAGCGGATATACCGAAGCACACAAAGCTTTTGGACAAGAACAATTTCTGGAAACGGCAGAGAAAAATGCCAGTTTTATTCTTACTCAACAGATCCAGACAAATGGCCGATTATACCATACCTACAAAAAAGGAAAAAGTTCTATTAATGGATATCTTGAAGATTACGCGTTTGTTATCACTGCATTTTTAGACCTTTATGAATCTAAATTTGAAGAAAAATACCTGCATCATGCCCAGAATCTAATTAGTGTTGTTGAGGAAGACTTTCAGGATAAATCTTCGGGATTATTTTTTTTCAATTCCATAAAAGACAGACAACTGGTGACAAAAACCATCGAGATCAATGATAATGTAATTCCTGCTTCCAATTCAGAAATGGCTAGGAACCTGTTTCGTTTTGGAAAATTAACCGGTAATTTAGAATATGTGAGAAAAGCAGAAAAAATGCTTCAAACCATTATGGATAAGATTTCAGAGTACCCGCAAGCCTATTCCAACTGGCTTGATCTCATGCTGAATTTTACAAATCCTTTCTTTGAAATTGCTATTACAGGAGGAAATTATAAAAAAATGGCTAAAAGTTTTCAAGATGATTACCTGCCAAATATAGTTCTTGCAGCAACCAGTTCTAAATCTGATATGAACCTCCTTAAAGATCGTTTAGTGAACGGCAAGGATCTTATCTATATTTGCACTGAAGGTTCCTGCCAGCTTCCTGTAGAATCAAAACATGAAGCTTTGCAGCATATATCGCAAGTTTAA
- the murI gene encoding glutamate racemase — protein sequence MNDSRPIGIFDSGVGGTSIWKEIHHLLPLEKTIYLSDSRNAPYGIKTQEKIIQLSIKNTEKLLEMNCKLIVVACNTATTNAIKVLRSAYKTPIIGIEPAIKPAALRSTNKAIGILATRGTLTSQLFAQTSELYTRDINVIEVEGNGLVELIESGKKESEETKNLLRVLLAPMIQAKIDYLVLGCSHYPYLIPLLKNLLPEGVQIIDSGEAVARQTKAILSNSSLLNNTVKGNNIPEFYTNIDPQVLSDIILAKEKGYKVAEMNF from the coding sequence ATGAACGATTCCAGGCCCATTGGTATTTTTGATTCAGGTGTAGGAGGCACCTCCATCTGGAAAGAGATTCATCATCTTTTGCCTTTAGAAAAAACCATTTACCTATCTGATAGCAGGAATGCTCCCTACGGAATAAAAACCCAGGAAAAGATCATTCAATTATCCATAAAGAACACTGAAAAACTTCTGGAAATGAATTGCAAGCTCATTGTAGTAGCCTGCAATACAGCTACCACAAACGCCATTAAAGTACTAAGATCAGCTTATAAAACACCTATTATTGGCATTGAACCTGCCATTAAACCAGCAGCCTTAAGAAGTACGAATAAAGCTATTGGCATTTTGGCTACGCGAGGCACACTTACCAGTCAGCTTTTTGCACAGACCTCAGAACTATATACCAGGGACATTAATGTAATTGAAGTGGAAGGAAACGGATTGGTGGAGCTTATAGAAAGTGGCAAAAAAGAATCAGAGGAAACCAAGAACTTACTTCGGGTATTATTGGCACCCATGATACAGGCCAAAATTGACTATTTGGTGCTCGGATGTAGCCATTATCCCTATTTAATTCCATTGCTTAAGAATCTATTACCAGAAGGAGTTCAGATTATAGATTCGGGAGAGGCGGTTGCCAGGCAAACCAAAGCTATATTAAGCAACAGCAGCCTGCTCAACAATACTGTAAAAGGAAATAATATCCCTGAATTTTATACTAATATCGACCCACAAGTGCTTTCAGATATCATTCTTGCGAAAGAGAAAGGATATAAAGTAGCTGAAATGAATTTTTAA
- a CDS encoding NifU family protein, producing the protein MKDFTINIVRTTTPSIAKFEADKFLTRHENFEFKNIDEAARSPLAQQLFYLPFVKTVYIAQNFIAIEKYDIVEWEDVEKEVADQIETYLNKGGEVIKEVKTSTGKVPVTVYAESTPNPAVMKFVANKKLVLQASEFKNIDDAKNAPLVQKLFHFPFVKEVFIDENYVSIQKYDMSGWEEITMELREFIRNYIEEGNEILNAETVEASKKSAADQENNTASYEHLDDTSQQIIAILDEYIKPAVASDGGNILFDSYNEENKTVKVILQGACSGCPSSTMTLKSGIETMLRDMLKDKVAYVEAVNG; encoded by the coding sequence ATGAAAGATTTCACTATCAACATAGTAAGAACTACCACGCCTTCCATTGCTAAATTTGAAGCCGATAAATTTCTTACCCGTCACGAGAACTTTGAATTTAAAAATATTGACGAGGCGGCAAGATCTCCTCTAGCACAACAATTATTCTATCTACCCTTTGTAAAAACGGTTTATATCGCCCAGAATTTTATAGCGATAGAAAAATATGATATTGTTGAATGGGAGGATGTAGAAAAAGAAGTAGCAGATCAAATTGAAACCTATCTTAATAAGGGCGGCGAAGTTATTAAAGAAGTAAAGACTTCTACAGGAAAAGTTCCTGTAACGGTCTATGCTGAAAGTACTCCGAATCCTGCAGTGATGAAATTCGTAGCCAATAAAAAACTTGTGTTACAGGCTTCAGAATTTAAAAATATTGATGATGCTAAAAATGCACCCTTAGTTCAGAAACTTTTCCATTTTCCGTTTGTAAAAGAAGTTTTTATAGATGAAAACTATGTTTCGATCCAGAAATATGACATGTCAGGCTGGGAAGAAATCACCATGGAATTACGTGAATTTATAAGGAATTATATTGAAGAAGGCAACGAGATCTTAAATGCAGAGACCGTAGAAGCTTCAAAAAAATCTGCAGCCGATCAGGAAAACAACACTGCCAGTTATGAGCACCTGGATGACACTTCACAGCAGATCATAGCTATCCTGGATGAATACATTAAGCCTGCAGTTGCAAGTGATGGAGGAAACATTTTATTTGACAGTTATAATGAGGAAAATAAGACAGTAAAGGTTATCCTTCAGGGAGCCTGCAGTGGGTGCCCTTCCTCTACCATGACTCTTAAAAGTGGTATTGAAACCATGCTAAGAGATATGTTAAAAGATAAAGTAGCATATGTAGAAGCGGTGAATGGGTAA
- a CDS encoding OmpH family outer membrane protein, with product MKQFRTLFIALALMIGATAFTNAQSKVAHVATQDLVQSLPEYKGAMDQLQKLEKTYDAEIKDMLSEAQSTMQRYEAEANTKSEEENQKRATELQAAQRRIQEHSSKARQDLQKKETDLLRPILEKVRTAIQKVARAKGYDYVLDSTTGTGVLLADGYDLMPDVKKELGL from the coding sequence ATGAAACAATTCAGAACACTTTTTATAGCTTTAGCTTTAATGATTGGCGCTACTGCTTTTACAAACGCACAGTCTAAGGTTGCACATGTCGCTACTCAAGATCTAGTACAATCTTTGCCTGAGTATAAAGGCGCTATGGATCAGCTTCAAAAGCTTGAGAAGACTTATGATGCAGAGATAAAAGATATGCTATCTGAGGCTCAGAGCACTATGCAACGTTACGAGGCAGAGGCAAATACGAAGTCTGAAGAAGAGAACCAAAAGAGAGCTACAGAACTTCAAGCTGCTCAAAGAAGAATTCAGGAGCACAGTTCTAAAGCCAGACAGGATCTTCAGAAAAAAGAAACTGATCTACTTAGACCTATTCTTGAGAAAGTACGTACTGCGATCCAAAAAGTAGCCAGAGCTAAAGGATACGATTACGTATTAGACTCTACTACAGGAACAGGAGTACTTCTTGCTGACGGTTATGATCTAATGCCAGATGTAAAAAAAGAATTAGGCCTGTAA
- a CDS encoding OmpH family outer membrane protein: protein MKKRIFSIVAITVFSISTLMAQKTIRLGYIDMEYILENVPEYQEATRQLDNRVQEWKVEAEAKIQKVEDMKSRLDNERALLTKELIEEREGEIAYMEQQALEYQQNRFGPNGDYMIQKKQLVRPIQDQVFTAVQQIAENRNLDFVFDRTADIGMIYADQQFDVSETVLRTIKRTANREQLENKDEIEAFEKAENRTVEQDKEITEREELAEERKSERETILEQKKRERDSLKAARQKEFEDRRAKILAERERKRDSILKSREKKNDTIN, encoded by the coding sequence ATGAAAAAAAGAATATTCTCCATAGTAGCGATTACCGTATTTAGCATTTCAACGCTAATGGCTCAAAAAACCATTAGGCTTGGCTATATAGATATGGAATATATTCTTGAAAATGTTCCGGAATATCAGGAAGCAACCAGGCAACTTGATAATCGCGTTCAGGAATGGAAGGTTGAAGCCGAAGCAAAAATACAGAAGGTAGAAGACATGAAATCCAGGCTGGATAATGAAAGAGCGCTTTTAACCAAAGAGCTTATTGAAGAGCGGGAAGGCGAGATTGCCTACATGGAACAACAGGCTTTAGAATATCAGCAAAATAGATTTGGCCCAAATGGTGATTATATGATTCAAAAAAAGCAATTGGTAAGACCAATTCAGGATCAGGTTTTCACGGCTGTTCAGCAAATTGCAGAAAATAGAAATTTAGACTTTGTTTTTGATCGTACTGCAGATATTGGAATGATATATGCAGACCAGCAATTCGATGTGAGCGAGACAGTTCTTAGAACCATTAAAAGAACAGCTAATCGTGAACAACTGGAAAATAAAGATGAAATTGAAGCATTCGAGAAAGCTGAAAACCGAACTGTTGAACAGGATAAAGAGATCACAGAAAGGGAGGAATTGGCTGAAGAACGCAAGTCTGAGCGTGAGACAATATTAGAACAGAAAAAGAGGGAAAGAGACTCTCTAAAAGCTGCAAGGCAAAAAGAGTTTGAAGATAGAAGAGCAAAAATTCTTGCAGAGAGAGAAAGAAAGAGAGATTCTATTTTAAAATCCCGGGAGAAAAAGAACGATACGATAAACTAA